One window from the genome of Cucumis melo cultivar AY chromosome 12, USDA_Cmelo_AY_1.0, whole genome shotgun sequence encodes:
- the LOC103500486 gene encoding uncharacterized protein LOC103500486 isoform X6, with translation MATLYLFRFDLSSIGRSDNRGCYLRRFRGQGQLEPSWALRRRNVVAVKSVKAFYGGAYGLNDNKTGLICTADELHYVSVPNSDWKLALWRYVPSLRAPSRNHPLLLLSGVGSNALGYDLSPESSFARYMSNQGYDTWILELRGLGLSTTEQIESETLEKQPLVNGSVYENSVGSSVSLGDGQTSNIATQLRQWNKNLISIIDGAQQLGPFQPFVQGVTSALEEFQEQLDVYEKYDWDFDNYLEEDVPAAMEYIRNQSKPNDGKLLAIGHSMGGILLYAMISRCSFKKVNPQLASVVTLASSLDYRPSNSSLRLLLPLANPTQNLNVPVFPIGPLLVIAHPLASRPPYILAWLKDQISVEDMLHPTLLEKLVLNGFGSVPAKVLLQLSSVFEEGGLHDRNGTFQYKNHLRQGNIPILALAGDRDLICPPEAVYETVKEIPRQLVSYKVLGKPGGPHYAHYDIVGSRLASSEVYPLVADFLNRHDMV, from the exons ATGGCGACCCTATATTTGTTTCGTTTCGATCTCTCTTCTATCGGCCGGAGCGACAACCGCGGCTGTTATCTCCGTCGATTCAGGGGACAAGGGCAATTAGAACCCTCGTGGGCCTTACGCCGACGGAATGTGGTCGCCGTGAAGTCCGTCAAGGCGTTTTACGGTGGCGCGTATGGATTGAATGATAATAAGACGGGTTTGATCTGTACTGCCGACGAGCTTCATTACGTCTCGGTTCCTAACTCTGATTGGAAGCTCGCTCTCTGGCGTTACGTCCCTTCTCTTCGG GCGCCATCAAGGAATCATCCGCTTTTGCTGTTATCAGGGGTTGGGAGCAATGCTCTTGGATACGATCTTTCTCCAGAG TCCTCATTTGCTCGCTACATGTCCAACCAAGGATACGACACATGGATTCTTGAACTTCGAGGATTGGGACTTAGCACAACTGAGCAGATAGAATCTGAAACTTTGGAAAAGCAGCCATTAGTCAATGGCAGTGTATATGAAAATTCTGTGGGTTCCAGTGTCTCTTTAGGTGATG GACAGACTTCTAACATTGCTACTCAACTTAGGCAATGGAATAAGAATCTTATCAGTATAATTGACGGAGCTCAACAATTGGGTCCATTCCAGCCTTTTGTACAAGGTGTTACCTCTGCATTAGAAGAGTTCCAGGAACAACTTGATGTGTATGAGAAGTATGATTGGGACTTCGACAACTACTTGGAAGAAGATGTGCCTGCTGCG ATGGAGTACATAAGGAATCAATCCAAACCAAATGATGGCAAGTTACTAGCAATTGGCCACTCGATGGGGGGTATCTTGCTATATGCTATGATCTCTCGCTGTA GCTTTAAGAAAGTTAATCCGCAGTTAGCATCAGTTGTTACTTTGGCTTCTTCACTTGACTACAGACCATCAAATTCATCACTCAGACTTCTTTTACCTTTGGCAA ATCCTACACaaaatttaaatgttcctgTGTTTCCCATTGGGCCATTGCTTGTTATTGCTCATCCTCTCGCATCACGTCCTCCTTATATTTTGGCTTGGTTAAAGGACCAAATATCCGTGGAAGACATGTTACATCCCACCTTGCTTGAGAAGCTTGTGTTGAATGGCTTTG GATCTGTGCCTGCAAAGGTTCTCTTGCAGCTATCTTCCGTGTTTGAAGAGGGGGGTTTACATGACAGGAACGGTACATTCCAGTACAAGAATCATCTACGCCAAGGCAATATTCCAATCCTTGCTCTTGCTGGAGACCGAGACCTTATTTGTCCACCTGAAGCTGTATATG AAACTGTGAAAGAAATTCCTAGGCAGTTAGTTTCCTACAAAGTTCTTGGCAAGCCTGGAGGACCTCACTATGCTCACTATGATATTGTGGGAAGCCGTCTG GCATCAAGTGAAGTATATCCTTTGGTAGCCGATTTTCTTAACCGCCATGACATGGTTTGA
- the LOC103500486 gene encoding uncharacterized protein LOC103500486 isoform X3: MATLYLFRFDLSSIGRSDNRGCYLRRFRGQGQLEPSWALRRRNVVAVKSVKAFYGGAYGLNDNKTGLICTADELHYVSVPNSDWKLALWRYVPSLRAPSRNHPLLLLSGVGSNALGYDLSPESSFARYMSNQGYDTWILELRGLGLSTTEQIESETLEKQPLVNGSVYENSVGSSVSLGQTSNIATQLRQWNKNLISIIDGAQQLGPFQPFVQGVTSALEEFQEQLDVYEKYDWDFDNYLEEDVPAAMEYIRNQSKPNDGKLLAIGHSMGGILLYAMISRCSFKKVNPQLASVVTLASSLDYRPSNSSLRLLLPLKDPTQNLNVPVFPIGPLLVIAHPLASRPPYILAWLKDQISVEDMLHPTLLEKLVLNGFGSVPAKVLLQLSSVFEEGGLHDRNGTFQYKNHLRQGNIPILALAGDRDLICPPEAVYETVKEIPRQLVSYKVLGKPGGPHYAHYDIVGSRLASSEVYPLVADFLNRHDMV; the protein is encoded by the exons ATGGCGACCCTATATTTGTTTCGTTTCGATCTCTCTTCTATCGGCCGGAGCGACAACCGCGGCTGTTATCTCCGTCGATTCAGGGGACAAGGGCAATTAGAACCCTCGTGGGCCTTACGCCGACGGAATGTGGTCGCCGTGAAGTCCGTCAAGGCGTTTTACGGTGGCGCGTATGGATTGAATGATAATAAGACGGGTTTGATCTGTACTGCCGACGAGCTTCATTACGTCTCGGTTCCTAACTCTGATTGGAAGCTCGCTCTCTGGCGTTACGTCCCTTCTCTTCGG GCGCCATCAAGGAATCATCCGCTTTTGCTGTTATCAGGGGTTGGGAGCAATGCTCTTGGATACGATCTTTCTCCAGAG TCCTCATTTGCTCGCTACATGTCCAACCAAGGATACGACACATGGATTCTTGAACTTCGAGGATTGGGACTTAGCACAACTGAGCAGATAGAATCTGAAACTTTGGAAAAGCAGCCATTAGTCAATGGCAGTGTATATGAAAATTCTGTGGGTTCCAGTGTCTCTTTAG GACAGACTTCTAACATTGCTACTCAACTTAGGCAATGGAATAAGAATCTTATCAGTATAATTGACGGAGCTCAACAATTGGGTCCATTCCAGCCTTTTGTACAAGGTGTTACCTCTGCATTAGAAGAGTTCCAGGAACAACTTGATGTGTATGAGAAGTATGATTGGGACTTCGACAACTACTTGGAAGAAGATGTGCCTGCTGCG ATGGAGTACATAAGGAATCAATCCAAACCAAATGATGGCAAGTTACTAGCAATTGGCCACTCGATGGGGGGTATCTTGCTATATGCTATGATCTCTCGCTGTA GCTTTAAGAAAGTTAATCCGCAGTTAGCATCAGTTGTTACTTTGGCTTCTTCACTTGACTACAGACCATCAAATTCATCACTCAGACTTCTTTTACCTTTG AAAGATCCTACACaaaatttaaatgttcctgTGTTTCCCATTGGGCCATTGCTTGTTATTGCTCATCCTCTCGCATCACGTCCTCCTTATATTTTGGCTTGGTTAAAGGACCAAATATCCGTGGAAGACATGTTACATCCCACCTTGCTTGAGAAGCTTGTGTTGAATGGCTTTG GATCTGTGCCTGCAAAGGTTCTCTTGCAGCTATCTTCCGTGTTTGAAGAGGGGGGTTTACATGACAGGAACGGTACATTCCAGTACAAGAATCATCTACGCCAAGGCAATATTCCAATCCTTGCTCTTGCTGGAGACCGAGACCTTATTTGTCCACCTGAAGCTGTATATG AAACTGTGAAAGAAATTCCTAGGCAGTTAGTTTCCTACAAAGTTCTTGGCAAGCCTGGAGGACCTCACTATGCTCACTATGATATTGTGGGAAGCCGTCTG GCATCAAGTGAAGTATATCCTTTGGTAGCCGATTTTCTTAACCGCCATGACATGGTTTGA
- the LOC103500486 gene encoding uncharacterized protein LOC103500486 isoform X5 produces MATLYLFRFDLSSIGRSDNRGCYLRRFRGQGQLEPSWALRRRNVVAVKSVKAFYGGAYGLNDNKTGLICTADELHYVSVPNSDWKLALWRYVPSLRAPSRNHPLLLLSGVGSNALGYDLSPESSFARYMSNQGYDTWILELRGLGLSTTEQIESETLEKQPLVNGSVYENSTSNIATQLRQWNKNLISIIDGAQQLGPFQPFVQGVTSALEEFQEQLDVYEKYDWDFDNYLEEDVPAAMEYIRNQSKPNDGKLLAIGHSMGGILLYAMISRCSFKKVNPQLASVVTLASSLDYRPSNSSLRLLLPLKDPTQNLNVPVFPIGPLLVIAHPLASRPPYILAWLKDQISVEDMLHPTLLEKLVLNGFGSVPAKVLLQLSSVFEEGGLHDRNGTFQYKNHLRQGNIPILALAGDRDLICPPEAVYETVKEIPRQLVSYKVLGKPGGPHYAHYDIVGSRLASSEVYPLVADFLNRHDMV; encoded by the exons ATGGCGACCCTATATTTGTTTCGTTTCGATCTCTCTTCTATCGGCCGGAGCGACAACCGCGGCTGTTATCTCCGTCGATTCAGGGGACAAGGGCAATTAGAACCCTCGTGGGCCTTACGCCGACGGAATGTGGTCGCCGTGAAGTCCGTCAAGGCGTTTTACGGTGGCGCGTATGGATTGAATGATAATAAGACGGGTTTGATCTGTACTGCCGACGAGCTTCATTACGTCTCGGTTCCTAACTCTGATTGGAAGCTCGCTCTCTGGCGTTACGTCCCTTCTCTTCGG GCGCCATCAAGGAATCATCCGCTTTTGCTGTTATCAGGGGTTGGGAGCAATGCTCTTGGATACGATCTTTCTCCAGAG TCCTCATTTGCTCGCTACATGTCCAACCAAGGATACGACACATGGATTCTTGAACTTCGAGGATTGGGACTTAGCACAACTGAGCAGATAGAATCTGAAACTTTGGAAAAGCAGCCATTAGTCAATGGCAGTGTATATGAAAATTCT ACTTCTAACATTGCTACTCAACTTAGGCAATGGAATAAGAATCTTATCAGTATAATTGACGGAGCTCAACAATTGGGTCCATTCCAGCCTTTTGTACAAGGTGTTACCTCTGCATTAGAAGAGTTCCAGGAACAACTTGATGTGTATGAGAAGTATGATTGGGACTTCGACAACTACTTGGAAGAAGATGTGCCTGCTGCG ATGGAGTACATAAGGAATCAATCCAAACCAAATGATGGCAAGTTACTAGCAATTGGCCACTCGATGGGGGGTATCTTGCTATATGCTATGATCTCTCGCTGTA GCTTTAAGAAAGTTAATCCGCAGTTAGCATCAGTTGTTACTTTGGCTTCTTCACTTGACTACAGACCATCAAATTCATCACTCAGACTTCTTTTACCTTTG AAAGATCCTACACaaaatttaaatgttcctgTGTTTCCCATTGGGCCATTGCTTGTTATTGCTCATCCTCTCGCATCACGTCCTCCTTATATTTTGGCTTGGTTAAAGGACCAAATATCCGTGGAAGACATGTTACATCCCACCTTGCTTGAGAAGCTTGTGTTGAATGGCTTTG GATCTGTGCCTGCAAAGGTTCTCTTGCAGCTATCTTCCGTGTTTGAAGAGGGGGGTTTACATGACAGGAACGGTACATTCCAGTACAAGAATCATCTACGCCAAGGCAATATTCCAATCCTTGCTCTTGCTGGAGACCGAGACCTTATTTGTCCACCTGAAGCTGTATATG AAACTGTGAAAGAAATTCCTAGGCAGTTAGTTTCCTACAAAGTTCTTGGCAAGCCTGGAGGACCTCACTATGCTCACTATGATATTGTGGGAAGCCGTCTG GCATCAAGTGAAGTATATCCTTTGGTAGCCGATTTTCTTAACCGCCATGACATGGTTTGA
- the LOC103500486 gene encoding uncharacterized protein LOC103500486 isoform X2 yields the protein MATLYLFRFDLSSIGRSDNRGCYLRRFRGQGQLEPSWALRRRNVVAVKSVKAFYGGAYGLNDNKTGLICTADELHYVSVPNSDWKLALWRYVPSLRAPSRNHPLLLLSGVGSNALGYDLSPESSFARYMSNQGYDTWILELRGLGLSTTEQIESETLEKQPLVNGSVYENSVGSSVSLGDGQTSNIATQLRQWNKNLISIIDGAQQLGPFQPFVQGVTSALEEFQEQLDVYEKYDWDFDNYLEEDVPAAMEYIRNQSKPNDGKLLAIGHSMGGILLYAMISRCSFKKVNPQLASVVTLASSLDYRPSNSSLRLLLPLKDPTQNLNVPVFPIGPLLVIAHPLASRPPYILAWLKDQISVEDMLHPTLLEKLVLNGFGSVPAKVLLQLSSVFEEGGLHDRNGTFQYKNHLRQGNIPILALAGDRDLICPPEAVYETVKEIPRQLVSYKVLGKPGGPHYAHYDIVGSRLASSEVYPLVADFLNRHDMV from the exons ATGGCGACCCTATATTTGTTTCGTTTCGATCTCTCTTCTATCGGCCGGAGCGACAACCGCGGCTGTTATCTCCGTCGATTCAGGGGACAAGGGCAATTAGAACCCTCGTGGGCCTTACGCCGACGGAATGTGGTCGCCGTGAAGTCCGTCAAGGCGTTTTACGGTGGCGCGTATGGATTGAATGATAATAAGACGGGTTTGATCTGTACTGCCGACGAGCTTCATTACGTCTCGGTTCCTAACTCTGATTGGAAGCTCGCTCTCTGGCGTTACGTCCCTTCTCTTCGG GCGCCATCAAGGAATCATCCGCTTTTGCTGTTATCAGGGGTTGGGAGCAATGCTCTTGGATACGATCTTTCTCCAGAG TCCTCATTTGCTCGCTACATGTCCAACCAAGGATACGACACATGGATTCTTGAACTTCGAGGATTGGGACTTAGCACAACTGAGCAGATAGAATCTGAAACTTTGGAAAAGCAGCCATTAGTCAATGGCAGTGTATATGAAAATTCTGTGGGTTCCAGTGTCTCTTTAGGTGATG GACAGACTTCTAACATTGCTACTCAACTTAGGCAATGGAATAAGAATCTTATCAGTATAATTGACGGAGCTCAACAATTGGGTCCATTCCAGCCTTTTGTACAAGGTGTTACCTCTGCATTAGAAGAGTTCCAGGAACAACTTGATGTGTATGAGAAGTATGATTGGGACTTCGACAACTACTTGGAAGAAGATGTGCCTGCTGCG ATGGAGTACATAAGGAATCAATCCAAACCAAATGATGGCAAGTTACTAGCAATTGGCCACTCGATGGGGGGTATCTTGCTATATGCTATGATCTCTCGCTGTA GCTTTAAGAAAGTTAATCCGCAGTTAGCATCAGTTGTTACTTTGGCTTCTTCACTTGACTACAGACCATCAAATTCATCACTCAGACTTCTTTTACCTTTG AAAGATCCTACACaaaatttaaatgttcctgTGTTTCCCATTGGGCCATTGCTTGTTATTGCTCATCCTCTCGCATCACGTCCTCCTTATATTTTGGCTTGGTTAAAGGACCAAATATCCGTGGAAGACATGTTACATCCCACCTTGCTTGAGAAGCTTGTGTTGAATGGCTTTG GATCTGTGCCTGCAAAGGTTCTCTTGCAGCTATCTTCCGTGTTTGAAGAGGGGGGTTTACATGACAGGAACGGTACATTCCAGTACAAGAATCATCTACGCCAAGGCAATATTCCAATCCTTGCTCTTGCTGGAGACCGAGACCTTATTTGTCCACCTGAAGCTGTATATG AAACTGTGAAAGAAATTCCTAGGCAGTTAGTTTCCTACAAAGTTCTTGGCAAGCCTGGAGGACCTCACTATGCTCACTATGATATTGTGGGAAGCCGTCTG GCATCAAGTGAAGTATATCCTTTGGTAGCCGATTTTCTTAACCGCCATGACATGGTTTGA
- the LOC103500486 gene encoding uncharacterized protein LOC103500486 isoform X4: MATLYLFRFDLSSIGRSDNRGCYLRRFRGQGQLEPSWALRRRNVVAVKSVKAFYGGAYGLNDNKTGLICTADELHYVSVPNSDWKLALWRYVPSLRESVLFCKQAPSRNHPLLLLSGVGSNALGYDLSPESSFARYMSNQGYDTWILELRGLGLSTTEQIESETLEKQPLVNGSVYENSTSNIATQLRQWNKNLISIIDGAQQLGPFQPFVQGVTSALEEFQEQLDVYEKYDWDFDNYLEEDVPAAMEYIRNQSKPNDGKLLAIGHSMGGILLYAMISRCSFKKVNPQLASVVTLASSLDYRPSNSSLRLLLPLANPTQNLNVPVFPIGPLLVIAHPLASRPPYILAWLKDQISVEDMLHPTLLEKLVLNGFGSVPAKVLLQLSSVFEEGGLHDRNGTFQYKNHLRQGNIPILALAGDRDLICPPEAVYETVKEIPRQLVSYKVLGKPGGPHYAHYDIVGSRLASSEVYPLVADFLNRHDMV, encoded by the exons ATGGCGACCCTATATTTGTTTCGTTTCGATCTCTCTTCTATCGGCCGGAGCGACAACCGCGGCTGTTATCTCCGTCGATTCAGGGGACAAGGGCAATTAGAACCCTCGTGGGCCTTACGCCGACGGAATGTGGTCGCCGTGAAGTCCGTCAAGGCGTTTTACGGTGGCGCGTATGGATTGAATGATAATAAGACGGGTTTGATCTGTACTGCCGACGAGCTTCATTACGTCTCGGTTCCTAACTCTGATTGGAAGCTCGCTCTCTGGCGTTACGTCCCTTCTCTTCGG GAGAGTGTTTTGTTTTGCAAACAGGCGCCATCAAGGAATCATCCGCTTTTGCTGTTATCAGGGGTTGGGAGCAATGCTCTTGGATACGATCTTTCTCCAGAG TCCTCATTTGCTCGCTACATGTCCAACCAAGGATACGACACATGGATTCTTGAACTTCGAGGATTGGGACTTAGCACAACTGAGCAGATAGAATCTGAAACTTTGGAAAAGCAGCCATTAGTCAATGGCAGTGTATATGAAAATTCT ACTTCTAACATTGCTACTCAACTTAGGCAATGGAATAAGAATCTTATCAGTATAATTGACGGAGCTCAACAATTGGGTCCATTCCAGCCTTTTGTACAAGGTGTTACCTCTGCATTAGAAGAGTTCCAGGAACAACTTGATGTGTATGAGAAGTATGATTGGGACTTCGACAACTACTTGGAAGAAGATGTGCCTGCTGCG ATGGAGTACATAAGGAATCAATCCAAACCAAATGATGGCAAGTTACTAGCAATTGGCCACTCGATGGGGGGTATCTTGCTATATGCTATGATCTCTCGCTGTA GCTTTAAGAAAGTTAATCCGCAGTTAGCATCAGTTGTTACTTTGGCTTCTTCACTTGACTACAGACCATCAAATTCATCACTCAGACTTCTTTTACCTTTGGCAA ATCCTACACaaaatttaaatgttcctgTGTTTCCCATTGGGCCATTGCTTGTTATTGCTCATCCTCTCGCATCACGTCCTCCTTATATTTTGGCTTGGTTAAAGGACCAAATATCCGTGGAAGACATGTTACATCCCACCTTGCTTGAGAAGCTTGTGTTGAATGGCTTTG GATCTGTGCCTGCAAAGGTTCTCTTGCAGCTATCTTCCGTGTTTGAAGAGGGGGGTTTACATGACAGGAACGGTACATTCCAGTACAAGAATCATCTACGCCAAGGCAATATTCCAATCCTTGCTCTTGCTGGAGACCGAGACCTTATTTGTCCACCTGAAGCTGTATATG AAACTGTGAAAGAAATTCCTAGGCAGTTAGTTTCCTACAAAGTTCTTGGCAAGCCTGGAGGACCTCACTATGCTCACTATGATATTGTGGGAAGCCGTCTG GCATCAAGTGAAGTATATCCTTTGGTAGCCGATTTTCTTAACCGCCATGACATGGTTTGA
- the LOC103500486 gene encoding uncharacterized protein LOC103500486 isoform X1 translates to MATLYLFRFDLSSIGRSDNRGCYLRRFRGQGQLEPSWALRRRNVVAVKSVKAFYGGAYGLNDNKTGLICTADELHYVSVPNSDWKLALWRYVPSLRESVLFCKQAPSRNHPLLLLSGVGSNALGYDLSPESSFARYMSNQGYDTWILELRGLGLSTTEQIESETLEKQPLVNGSVYENSVGSSVSLGDGQTSNIATQLRQWNKNLISIIDGAQQLGPFQPFVQGVTSALEEFQEQLDVYEKYDWDFDNYLEEDVPAAMEYIRNQSKPNDGKLLAIGHSMGGILLYAMISRCSFKKVNPQLASVVTLASSLDYRPSNSSLRLLLPLANPTQNLNVPVFPIGPLLVIAHPLASRPPYILAWLKDQISVEDMLHPTLLEKLVLNGFGSVPAKVLLQLSSVFEEGGLHDRNGTFQYKNHLRQGNIPILALAGDRDLICPPEAVYETVKEIPRQLVSYKVLGKPGGPHYAHYDIVGSRLASSEVYPLVADFLNRHDMV, encoded by the exons ATGGCGACCCTATATTTGTTTCGTTTCGATCTCTCTTCTATCGGCCGGAGCGACAACCGCGGCTGTTATCTCCGTCGATTCAGGGGACAAGGGCAATTAGAACCCTCGTGGGCCTTACGCCGACGGAATGTGGTCGCCGTGAAGTCCGTCAAGGCGTTTTACGGTGGCGCGTATGGATTGAATGATAATAAGACGGGTTTGATCTGTACTGCCGACGAGCTTCATTACGTCTCGGTTCCTAACTCTGATTGGAAGCTCGCTCTCTGGCGTTACGTCCCTTCTCTTCGG GAGAGTGTTTTGTTTTGCAAACAGGCGCCATCAAGGAATCATCCGCTTTTGCTGTTATCAGGGGTTGGGAGCAATGCTCTTGGATACGATCTTTCTCCAGAG TCCTCATTTGCTCGCTACATGTCCAACCAAGGATACGACACATGGATTCTTGAACTTCGAGGATTGGGACTTAGCACAACTGAGCAGATAGAATCTGAAACTTTGGAAAAGCAGCCATTAGTCAATGGCAGTGTATATGAAAATTCTGTGGGTTCCAGTGTCTCTTTAGGTGATG GACAGACTTCTAACATTGCTACTCAACTTAGGCAATGGAATAAGAATCTTATCAGTATAATTGACGGAGCTCAACAATTGGGTCCATTCCAGCCTTTTGTACAAGGTGTTACCTCTGCATTAGAAGAGTTCCAGGAACAACTTGATGTGTATGAGAAGTATGATTGGGACTTCGACAACTACTTGGAAGAAGATGTGCCTGCTGCG ATGGAGTACATAAGGAATCAATCCAAACCAAATGATGGCAAGTTACTAGCAATTGGCCACTCGATGGGGGGTATCTTGCTATATGCTATGATCTCTCGCTGTA GCTTTAAGAAAGTTAATCCGCAGTTAGCATCAGTTGTTACTTTGGCTTCTTCACTTGACTACAGACCATCAAATTCATCACTCAGACTTCTTTTACCTTTGGCAA ATCCTACACaaaatttaaatgttcctgTGTTTCCCATTGGGCCATTGCTTGTTATTGCTCATCCTCTCGCATCACGTCCTCCTTATATTTTGGCTTGGTTAAAGGACCAAATATCCGTGGAAGACATGTTACATCCCACCTTGCTTGAGAAGCTTGTGTTGAATGGCTTTG GATCTGTGCCTGCAAAGGTTCTCTTGCAGCTATCTTCCGTGTTTGAAGAGGGGGGTTTACATGACAGGAACGGTACATTCCAGTACAAGAATCATCTACGCCAAGGCAATATTCCAATCCTTGCTCTTGCTGGAGACCGAGACCTTATTTGTCCACCTGAAGCTGTATATG AAACTGTGAAAGAAATTCCTAGGCAGTTAGTTTCCTACAAAGTTCTTGGCAAGCCTGGAGGACCTCACTATGCTCACTATGATATTGTGGGAAGCCGTCTG GCATCAAGTGAAGTATATCCTTTGGTAGCCGATTTTCTTAACCGCCATGACATGGTTTGA